In a genomic window of Sarcophilus harrisii chromosome 4, mSarHar1.11, whole genome shotgun sequence:
- the PSMB6 gene encoding proteasome subunit beta type-6, which yields MASPLVAARGASFGPAFGPMGLAPDWGDRGVSTGTTIMAVQFDGGVVLGADSRTTTGSYIANRVTDKLTPIHDRIFCCRSGSAADTQAVADAVTYQLSFHSIELNEPPLVHTAANLFKEMCYRYREDLMAGIIVAGWDPYEGGQVYSVPMGGMMVRQPFSIGGSGSSYIYGYVDASYQEGMNEKQCLQFTANALALAMERDGSSGGVIRLAAITEKGVERQVLMGDQLPRFPITAYPSA from the exons ATGGCTTCGCCTTTAGTAGCGGCTCGTGGAGCGTCCTTTGGCCCAGCCTTTGGGCCCATGGGCCTCGCCCCGGACTGGGGGGATCGGGGCGTCTCCACTGGG ACGACTATCATGGCTGTGCAGTTTGATGGGGGCGTGGTCCTTGGAGCTGACTCCAGGACAACCACTGG GTCTTATATTGCCAACCGAGTTACAGACAAGTTGACCCCTATCCACGACCGGATCTTCTGCTGCCGTTCTGGTTCAGCAGCTGACACGCAGGCTGTGGCGGATGCGGTCACCTATCAACTAAGCTTCCACAG CATTGAACTGAATGAACCTCCCCTGGTCCACACAGCTGCTAACCTCTTCAAGGAGATGTGTTATCGTTACCGAGAGGATCTCATGGCTGGGATCATCGTGGCTGGCTGGGATCCCTATGAGGGGGGGCAG GTATACTCAGTACCCATGGGAGGTATGATGGTTCGGCAGCCTTTTTCCATTGGGGGTTCAGGCAGCTCCTACATCTATGGTTATGTTGATGCCTCTTATCAAGAGGGTATGAATGAAAAGCAGTGTCTTCAGTTCACCGCCAATG CTCTTGCTTTGGCTATGGAACGAGATGGCTCCAGTGGTGGTGTGATCCGGTTGGCAGCAATTACTGAGAAAGGAGTGGAACGGCAAGTGCTTATGGGCGACCAGCTTCCCAGATTCCCTATTACCGCCTATCCTTCAGCTTGA
- the GLTPD2 gene encoding glycolipid transfer protein domain-containing protein 2 isoform X2, with the protein MKLKLLSPDPKVWATRHWLGYGLPFTIFIFMLLFYLTGEKHNELTDCGFRAQLCVPERSLTSQVEPKLKSGVHCLGPDKLPGQMVRPFRESLTIERDLRMPEFLDGWRKLVMLLEPLGTLFSFATQEASAKLSVLESYSQGPYSIHYHTFSAMADWEQDPSEPTSGLRILVLLHRALRWAQLCLSSIARVQNTDIGALCGEAYQRVLGPHHPWLVRQAANLAFLAFPRQSQLLAIVCPGANEQEAQEALSEVADTLETVYNRTQGLLTERGLLRGGVTLKSTGGG; encoded by the exons ATGAAGCTAAAGCTGTTGTCCCCTGACCCTAAAGTCTGGGCCACCAGGCACTGGCTTGGCTATGGTCTTCCCTTCACCATCTTCATCTTCATGTTGCTGTTCTACCTGACGGGAGAGAAGCACA ATGAGCTCACAGACTGTGGATTCAGGGCTCAGCTCTGTGTTCCAGAGAGGTCTCTGACTTCCCAG GTGGAACCCAAACTGAAATCAGGTGTTCATTGCCTAGGACCAGACAAGCTGCCAGGTCAAATGGTTAGGCCTTTCAGGGAGAGTTTAACAATTGAAAGAGATCTGCGGATGCCAGAGTTTTTGGATGGATGGAGGAAACTGGTCAT GCTCCTGGAACCTCTGGGCACCCTCTTTTCCTTTGCCACCCAGGAAGCCTCCGCAAAACTCTCAGTCCTTGAGTCTTATTCCCAAGGCCCCTACTCCATCCATTATCATACCTTCTCTGCCATGGCTGACTGGGAGCAGGATCCCTCTGAACCCACTTCTGGTCTCCGAATTTTGGTGCTTCTGCATCGAGCCCTGCGGTGGGCCCAGCTCTGCCTGAGCAGCATCGCCAGAGTCCAGAATACAGACATAGGGGCTCTGTGTGGGGAAGCCTATCAAAGGGTGCTAGGTCCCCACCACCCATGGCTGGTCCGACAGGCAGCAAATCTAGCCTTTCTAGCATTCCCTAGACAGAGCCAGCTACTGGCAATTGTATGCCCAGGAGCCAATGAACAGGAGGCCCAAGAGGCCCTATCTGAGGTAGCTGATACGTTAGAGACTGTCTACAACCGCACCCAAGGGCTGTTGACTGAAAGGGGACTGCTAAGAGGAGGAGTTACTCTGAAGTCTACTGGGGGTGGGTAG
- the GLTPD2 gene encoding glycolipid transfer protein domain-containing protein 2 isoform X1 → MKLKLLSPDPKVWATRHWLGYGLPFTIFIFMLLFYLTGEKHKDELTDCGFRAQLCVPERSLTSQVEPKLKSGVHCLGPDKLPGQMVRPFRESLTIERDLRMPEFLDGWRKLVMLLEPLGTLFSFATQEASAKLSVLESYSQGPYSIHYHTFSAMADWEQDPSEPTSGLRILVLLHRALRWAQLCLSSIARVQNTDIGALCGEAYQRVLGPHHPWLVRQAANLAFLAFPRQSQLLAIVCPGANEQEAQEALSEVADTLETVYNRTQGLLTERGLLRGGVTLKSTGGG, encoded by the exons ATGAAGCTAAAGCTGTTGTCCCCTGACCCTAAAGTCTGGGCCACCAGGCACTGGCTTGGCTATGGTCTTCCCTTCACCATCTTCATCTTCATGTTGCTGTTCTACCTGACGGGAGAGAAGCACA aaGATGAGCTCACAGACTGTGGATTCAGGGCTCAGCTCTGTGTTCCAGAGAGGTCTCTGACTTCCCAG GTGGAACCCAAACTGAAATCAGGTGTTCATTGCCTAGGACCAGACAAGCTGCCAGGTCAAATGGTTAGGCCTTTCAGGGAGAGTTTAACAATTGAAAGAGATCTGCGGATGCCAGAGTTTTTGGATGGATGGAGGAAACTGGTCAT GCTCCTGGAACCTCTGGGCACCCTCTTTTCCTTTGCCACCCAGGAAGCCTCCGCAAAACTCTCAGTCCTTGAGTCTTATTCCCAAGGCCCCTACTCCATCCATTATCATACCTTCTCTGCCATGGCTGACTGGGAGCAGGATCCCTCTGAACCCACTTCTGGTCTCCGAATTTTGGTGCTTCTGCATCGAGCCCTGCGGTGGGCCCAGCTCTGCCTGAGCAGCATCGCCAGAGTCCAGAATACAGACATAGGGGCTCTGTGTGGGGAAGCCTATCAAAGGGTGCTAGGTCCCCACCACCCATGGCTGGTCCGACAGGCAGCAAATCTAGCCTTTCTAGCATTCCCTAGACAGAGCCAGCTACTGGCAATTGTATGCCCAGGAGCCAATGAACAGGAGGCCCAAGAGGCCCTATCTGAGGTAGCTGATACGTTAGAGACTGTCTACAACCGCACCCAAGGGCTGTTGACTGAAAGGGGACTGCTAAGAGGAGGAGTTACTCTGAAGTCTACTGGGGGTGGGTAG
- the PLD2 gene encoding phospholipase D2: MMSIPEGMFFGDGGLDSSQFQMEPYELDTLKEGEDPADRMHHFLTIYNLQPLRNHPRIFAPGVPVIAQVIGTERYTSGSKVGTCTLYSVQVSHGDFTWTTKKKFRNFQELHRDLLKYKVFMSFFPLARFAVAYSPSQEAATIAEIPSLPRVGSEGSSRHRASKQKYLENYLNHLLAISFYRNYHAMTEFLEVSPFSFIPDLGPKGLEGMIRKRSGGHRVPGFTCCGRDQVCYRWSKRWLVVKDSFLLYMRPETGSISFVQLFDPGFEVQVGKQNTETRYGVRIDTSHRSLILKCSSYRQARWWGQEITELAQGHGCDFLQLHRHQSYAPLRPGTLARWFVNGAGYFAAVADAILQAREEIFIADWWLSPEIYLKRPAHSDDWRLDIMLKKKAEEGVRVSVLLFKEVELALGINSGYTKKALMQLHPNIKVMRHPDHVTLWAHHEKLLVVDQAVAFMGGLDLAFGRWDDLHYRITDLDSYTGTTTPQLPTPNSSLPVAPDLSHNQLFWLGKDYSNLITKDWVQLDRPFEDFIDREMMPRMPWRDVGVVVHGSAARDVARHFIQRWNFTKTIKAKYKIPLFPYLLPKSHSTANQLPFTLPGGQCATVQILRSVDRWSAGTSESSILNAYLHTIRESCHFLYIENQFFISCSDGRTVLNTVGDAIVERILRAHKQQQRFRVYVLLPLLPGFEGDISTGGGNAIQAILHFTYRTLCRGEYSILHRLKAAMGTSWQDYVSVCGLRTHGELNGKLMSELIYIHSKLLIADDRTVIIGSANINDRSLLGKRDSEIAILIEDTEMEPSLMDGKEYQAGRFALSLRKHCFSTILGSESQPELDLQDPVCDTFFQLWQKTAERNASIYEQIFRCLPSNATRSLRVLREYGSVEPLATVSPEIASSELTQIQGYLVHFPLKFLEDESLLPPLGSKEGVIPLEVWT; encoded by the exons ATGATGTCAATCCCAGAAGGAATGTTCTTTGGAGATGGTGGCCTTGATTCCAGCCAGTTCCAGATGGAACCATATGAGTTGGACACCTTGAAAGAAGGGGAAGACCCAG ctGACCGGATGCATCATTTCTTGACCATCTATAACCTTCAGCCCCTGAGGAATCACCCCAGGATTTTCGCCCCTGGAGTCCCTGTTATTGCCCAAGTCATAGGCACTGAGAGATATACCAGTGGATCCAAG GTGGGCACGTGCACACTTTACTCTGTCCAAGTATCTCATGGTGATTTCACATGGACAACCAAGAAGAAATTCCGAAATTTCCAGGAGCTTCATCGAGACCTGCTGAAATACAAAGTTTTCATGAGCTTCTTCCCTCTGGCCCG GTTTGCTGTTGCCTATTCCCCTTCCCAAGAAGCTGCTACTATAGCTGAAATCCCCTCTTTGCCCAGAGTAGGATCTGAAGGCTCCTCCAGACACAGGGCCAGCAAACAG AAATACCTAGAGAATTATCTCAATCATCTGCTGGCCATTTCATTCTACCGCAATTACCATGCTATG ACAGAATTTCTAGAAGTCAGTCCATTCTCCTTCATACCTGACCTTGGCCCTAAAGGACT GGAAGGTATGATCCGAAAGCGCTCAGGGGGGCACCGAGTTCCTGGCTTTACCTGCTGCGGCAGAGACCAAGTCTGTTACCGATGGTCCAAGAG GTGGTTGGTGGTGAAAGACTCCTTCCTTCTGTACATGCGTCCAGAGACAGGCTCTATCTCCTTTGTCCAGCTTTTTGACCCTGGATTTGAGGTCCAGGTTGGGAAACAGAACACAGAAACTCGTTATGGGGTCCGAATTGACACTTCTCACAG GTCCTTGATCCTCAAATGCAGCAGTTATCGGCAGGCTCGGTGGTGGGGTCAGGAAATCACAGAACTAGCTCAGGGTCACGGGTGTGACTTCTTACAATTGCACAGACATCAGAGCTATGCCCCACTCAGGCCGGGGACCCTGGCCAGATG GTTTGTAAATGGGGCAGGTTACTTTGCAGCTGTGGCTGATGCCATCCTTCAGGCCCGGGAGGAGATTTTCATTGCAGATTGGTG GTTGAGTCCTGAAATTTATCTGAAGCGTCCAGCCCATTCTGATGACTGGAGACTGGACATTATGCTCAAGAAGAAGGCA GAGGAGGGTGTGCGGGTTTCTGTGCTGCTGTTCAAGGAAGTAGAATTGGCTCTGGGCATCAACAGTGGCTATACCAAGAAGGCTCTGATGCAGTTGCATCCCAACATCAAG GTGATGCGTCACCCAGACCATGTGACACTGTGGGCTCACCATGAAAAGCTGCTAGTTGTGGACCAAGCAGTGGCCTTCATGGGAGGGCTTGACCTTGCATTTGGCCGATGGGATGATCTGCACTATCGAATTACTGACCTGGACAGCTATACTGGAACAACTACCCCACAG CTGCCCACCCCAAACTCAAGCCTTCCCGTTGCCCCTGACCTCTCCCACAACCAACTGTTCTGGCTGGGCAAGGATTACAGCAATTTGATCACCAAGGATTGGGTACAACTGGACCGGCCCTTCGAGG ATTTCATTGATAGGGAGATGATGCCCCGAATGCCCTGGAGGGATGTGGGGGTCGTTGTCCATGGTTCAGCAGCACGAGATGTTGCCCGACATTTCATCCAGCGCTGGAATTTTACCAAG ACTATCAAGGCCAAGTACAAGATCCCTCTATTCCCCTATCTgttgcccaagtcacacagcaCAGCCAACCAGTTACCATTCACCCTTCCTGGAGGGCAGTGTGCCACTGTACAG aTCCTTAGATCAGTGGACCGATGGTCAGCTGGGACCTCTGAGAGCTCCATCCTCAATGCATACTTACATACTATCCGGGAGAGCTGCCACTTCCTCTACATTGAG AATCAATTCTTCATCAGCTGCTCAGATGGACGGACAGTTCTGAACACAGTGGGAGATGCTATTGTGGAGAGGATTCTGAGAGCCCACAA GCAACAGCAGCGGTTTCGGGTATATGTGCTGCTTCCCCTGCTTCCTGGATTTGAAGGTGATATCTCCACAGGCGGTGGAAATGCTATCCAGGCAATTCTGCACTTTACCTACAG GACTCTCTGTCGTGGTGAATATTCAATCCTGCATCGACTCAAAGCTGCCA TGGGTACATCATGGCAAGACTATGTGTCAGTGTGTGGGCTCCGAACCCATGGAGAGCTGAATGGAAAGCTAATGTCTGAGCTCATCTACATCCACAGCAAGTTGCTCATTGCGGATGACAGGACAGTCATCATCG GTTCAGCAAACATCAATGACCGGAGCCTCCTGGGGAAGCGAGACAGTGAAATAGCAATATTGATTGAAGACACTGAAATGGAACCATCACTTATGGATGGAAAAGAGTATCAGGCTGGGAGGTTTGCTCTCAGTCTCCGGAAACACTGCTTCAG cactATTCTGGGGTCAGAGTCCCAACCTGAACTGGATCTCCAGGATCCTGTCTGTGACACCTTTTTCCAACTATGGCAGAAGACAGCTGAGAGAAATGCCAGCATCTATGAGCAG ATTTTTCGTTGCCTGCCATCTAACGCAACTCGATCACTTCGGGTGCTTCGGGAGTATGGAAGTGTGGAGCCTCTGGCCACGGTTAGCCCTGAGATAGCCAGTTCAGAACTTACTCAGATCCAAGGCTATCTTGTCCACTTTCCTCTCAAATTCCTAGAAGATGAGTCACTGTTGCCTCCACTGGGTAGCAAGGAAGGTGTCATACCCCTCGAAGTATGGACATAG
- the GLTPD2 gene encoding glycolipid transfer protein domain-containing protein 2 isoform X3: MKLKLLSPDPKVWATRHWLGYGLPFTIFIFMLLFYLTGEKHRPDKLPGQMVRPFRESLTIERDLRMPEFLDGWRKLVMLLEPLGTLFSFATQEASAKLSVLESYSQGPYSIHYHTFSAMADWEQDPSEPTSGLRILVLLHRALRWAQLCLSSIARVQNTDIGALCGEAYQRVLGPHHPWLVRQAANLAFLAFPRQSQLLAIVCPGANEQEAQEALSEVADTLETVYNRTQGLLTERGLLRGGVTLKSTGGG, encoded by the exons ATGAAGCTAAAGCTGTTGTCCCCTGACCCTAAAGTCTGGGCCACCAGGCACTGGCTTGGCTATGGTCTTCCCTTCACCATCTTCATCTTCATGTTGCTGTTCTACCTGACGGGAGAGAAGCACA GACCAGACAAGCTGCCAGGTCAAATGGTTAGGCCTTTCAGGGAGAGTTTAACAATTGAAAGAGATCTGCGGATGCCAGAGTTTTTGGATGGATGGAGGAAACTGGTCAT GCTCCTGGAACCTCTGGGCACCCTCTTTTCCTTTGCCACCCAGGAAGCCTCCGCAAAACTCTCAGTCCTTGAGTCTTATTCCCAAGGCCCCTACTCCATCCATTATCATACCTTCTCTGCCATGGCTGACTGGGAGCAGGATCCCTCTGAACCCACTTCTGGTCTCCGAATTTTGGTGCTTCTGCATCGAGCCCTGCGGTGGGCCCAGCTCTGCCTGAGCAGCATCGCCAGAGTCCAGAATACAGACATAGGGGCTCTGTGTGGGGAAGCCTATCAAAGGGTGCTAGGTCCCCACCACCCATGGCTGGTCCGACAGGCAGCAAATCTAGCCTTTCTAGCATTCCCTAGACAGAGCCAGCTACTGGCAATTGTATGCCCAGGAGCCAATGAACAGGAGGCCCAAGAGGCCCTATCTGAGGTAGCTGATACGTTAGAGACTGTCTACAACCGCACCCAAGGGCTGTTGACTGAAAGGGGACTGCTAAGAGGAGGAGTTACTCTGAAGTCTACTGGGGGTGGGTAG